One Fusobacterium ulcerans DNA segment encodes these proteins:
- a CDS encoding SLC13 family permease produces the protein MSAKSVKRYSCIFLALLLILFVKHLPLPTGMKPLGMNVIGIFLGSLLLWLTVAIDWPSLLCITAIGLIPEIGFKNVFLSSFGNDTFAFLMCTFLCTYVLAETPFLKRCAVSFITSPIAKKGPWLFVISFISAIIFIGCFVSPSVLFVVFLPILEKINEILGLKKGDKIGKMLMISLAFCVSVAAGMTPIAHVFSIMAMGFYATATGLTIGYAEYMAFAVPVGIICTIFLILIFRFILNPDMTKIKNIDVSALKNEIKPMEKKEKAILGVFCIIVALWVLPSILKPYFPVICKKISTMGTAMPPMLGVICYSIMSFDEKPVLNFAEGMRKGVQWSSIIMAAGTLALGSAMTNQHVGLAQYLVETLNPILKEVSPMLLVLIFTLWACIQTNFSSNMVTVTVVTTVAIPLVQATNGAVSAPAIVSIIGMMSAFAFATPPAMPHIAIAIGSEWVESTDMFKYGFIFMIVAVIVTIFVGYPIASILM, from the coding sequence ATGTCTGCTAAAAGTGTAAAAAGATATTCTTGTATCTTTCTTGCATTACTTCTAATTCTATTTGTAAAGCATCTTCCACTTCCAACTGGGATGAAACCATTAGGGATGAATGTAATAGGTATATTTTTAGGAAGTTTATTATTATGGCTTACTGTTGCTATTGACTGGCCTAGTTTGCTTTGTATAACTGCAATAGGACTGATTCCAGAAATTGGATTTAAAAATGTTTTTCTAAGTTCTTTTGGAAATGATACTTTTGCTTTCTTAATGTGTACTTTCCTATGTACTTATGTTTTAGCAGAGACTCCATTTCTGAAAAGATGCGCTGTTTCTTTTATAACAAGTCCTATAGCTAAAAAAGGTCCATGGCTTTTTGTTATCTCTTTTATTTCAGCAATAATATTTATTGGATGTTTTGTATCTCCATCTGTATTGTTTGTTGTTTTTCTTCCTATATTAGAAAAAATTAATGAAATATTAGGATTAAAAAAAGGAGATAAAATAGGAAAAATGCTTATGATCAGTCTTGCATTTTGTGTATCTGTTGCTGCTGGAATGACTCCTATTGCTCATGTATTTAGTATTATGGCTATGGGATTTTATGCAACTGCTACTGGACTCACTATTGGATATGCTGAATACATGGCTTTTGCTGTTCCTGTAGGAATTATATGTACAATATTTTTAATTCTTATATTTAGATTTATACTTAATCCTGACATGACAAAAATAAAAAATATAGATGTTTCTGCTTTAAAAAACGAAATAAAACCAATGGAAAAGAAAGAAAAAGCTATTCTTGGAGTATTCTGCATAATAGTTGCTCTATGGGTGCTTCCAAGTATATTAAAGCCTTATTTTCCTGTAATATGCAAAAAAATCTCAACTATGGGAACTGCTATGCCTCCTATGCTCGGAGTTATCTGCTATTCTATAATGTCTTTTGATGAAAAACCTGTATTGAATTTTGCAGAGGGAATGAGAAAAGGGGTACAATGGTCAAGTATTATAATGGCTGCTGGTACTCTCGCTCTAGGTAGTGCTATGACAAATCAACATGTAGGGCTGGCTCAATATCTTGTAGAAACTTTAAATCCTATATTGAAAGAAGTAAGTCCTATGCTCCTAGTTCTTATATTTACTCTGTGGGCTTGTATTCAAACAAACTTCTCATCTAATATGGTTACTGTTACAGTCGTTACTACTGTGGCTATTCCTCTTGTACAGGCGACTAATGGTGCAGTATCAGCTCCAGCAATTGTTTCTATTATTGGAATGATGTCAGCTTTTGCTTTTGCCACTCCTCCAGCTATGCCTCATATAGCTATAGCTATTGGATCAGAATGGGTAGAGTCTACTGATATGTTTAAATATGGATTTATCTTTATGATAGTTGCAGTAATAGTTACTATTTTTGTAGGATATCCTATAGCTTCAATACTAATGTAA
- a CDS encoding toxin-antitoxin system YwqK family antitoxin translates to MKKLLLLIFSIILLSSCYDKEREIDISKKQERNGIVYIINESKPYSGKILRKYDNGQILLLMSYKNGKLDGKYVHFYRNGQIYIDSEYKDGKLNGSYKKYHYTGQIVLEINYVSGEPDGIYLEYSKEGEKIKEIKYNKGKIVEIIQE, encoded by the coding sequence ATGAAGAAACTTTTACTGCTTATTTTTTCAATAATATTACTTAGCAGCTGCTATGACAAAGAAAGAGAAATTGATATCTCTAAAAAACAAGAAAGAAATGGAATCGTTTATATAATTAATGAAAGTAAACCTTATTCTGGTAAGATTTTAAGGAAGTATGATAATGGACAGATACTTCTTTTAATGAGTTATAAAAATGGAAAACTAGATGGAAAATATGTGCATTTCTATAGAAATGGACAAATATACATAGACAGTGAATATAAAGATGGAAAACTCAATGGTTCATATAAAAAATATCATTATACTGGGCAGATTGTTTTAGAAATAAATTATGTTTCTGGAGAGCCTGATGGAATCTATTTAGAATACTCGAAAGAAGGAGAAAAAATTAAAGAAATAAAATATAATAAAGGAAAAATTGTAGAAATTATTCAAGAATAA